The following are from one region of the Cetobacterium somerae ATCC BAA-474 genome:
- a CDS encoding uracil-xanthine permease family protein — MALVLRVDEKPKSIGEWLLLSFQHIFASFSGIVTVPIIFASALGFDKIQTGEMIADILIVSGIVTIFQSKGVGFLGSRLPQVMGSNFTFIGPGLSIGLAASAIAGGSPEAGYAAILGASMLGSLVQIFLGGFTGKIRRIFPPIVQGIVVSLIGLTILGVAVDWFAGGHGAEDYGSITNIVLGLTVMFITIGLNQYGKGILSSGSIFFGIVVGYLLAFFMGKLDLSILTQTQSIYFPTPLKYGMTFKIEYVLPFAIAYLVAMVEATGDTLACAKVSEVDMKDNKRLSGSILLGGVGSFVGALFNATPTTTFSQNTGVVSITGVASRYVVMGSGALLIVMGLIPKIGALVSVMPQPVLGGAAIVMFGTIAAVGIGIFQEVEFNNGNMLIVGISISAGLAVTLRPQLLQNLPTFISTILSSGITTGTLVGVTMNLLFNGVEKQSDVEKDNIEIETEGI; from the coding sequence ATGGCTTTAGTATTGAGAGTAGATGAAAAACCTAAAAGTATAGGAGAGTGGCTATTGCTCTCCTTTCAACATATATTCGCTTCATTTAGTGGAATTGTTACAGTGCCAATTATTTTTGCATCAGCATTAGGATTTGATAAAATTCAGACGGGAGAAATGATAGCAGATATACTTATTGTATCTGGAATAGTTACTATTTTTCAAAGTAAAGGAGTAGGATTTTTAGGAAGTCGGTTACCTCAAGTCATGGGATCAAATTTTACATTTATTGGACCGGGACTTTCTATTGGATTAGCAGCATCTGCTATAGCAGGAGGATCACCAGAAGCTGGTTATGCAGCAATATTAGGAGCATCAATGTTGGGATCGCTAGTACAAATTTTTTTAGGAGGATTTACAGGAAAAATTAGAAGAATATTTCCTCCGATAGTTCAAGGAATAGTAGTATCTTTAATAGGGCTTACAATTTTAGGAGTAGCTGTAGATTGGTTTGCAGGAGGTCACGGAGCAGAAGATTATGGTAGTATTACAAATATAGTTTTGGGATTGACAGTTATGTTTATAACAATTGGTCTTAATCAATATGGAAAAGGAATTTTATCCTCAGGATCAATTTTTTTTGGGATAGTTGTAGGATATTTATTAGCTTTTTTTATGGGAAAATTAGATCTTTCAATTCTTACTCAAACTCAAAGTATATATTTTCCAACTCCCTTAAAGTATGGAATGACTTTTAAAATCGAGTACGTTCTTCCTTTTGCTATTGCATACTTAGTTGCCATGGTAGAGGCAACTGGAGATACTTTGGCATGTGCGAAAGTATCTGAAGTTGATATGAAAGATAATAAAAGATTGTCAGGATCAATTTTATTAGGAGGAGTTGGGAGTTTTGTTGGAGCATTGTTTAATGCAACACCAACGACAACATTTAGCCAAAATACAGGAGTAGTTTCTATAACAGGAGTAGCAAGTAGATATGTAGTTATGGGATCAGGAGCATTGTTAATAGTAATGGGGCTTATTCCAAAAATAGGAGCTTTAGTTTCTGTAATGCCACAGCCAGTTTTAGGAGGAGCAGCAATAGTTATGTTTGGAACAATAGCAGCTGTAGGAATAGGAATTTTTCAAGAGGTAGAATTTAATAATGGAAACATGCTTATAGTTGGAATATCTATAAGTGCTGGATTAGCAGTAACATTGAGACCACAATTATTACAAAATTTACCTACTTTTATATCTACTATTTTATCTTCAGGAATAACAACTGGAACTTTAGTTGGAGTTACTATGAATTTGTTATTTAATGGAGTTGAAAAGCAAAGTGATGTAGAAAAAGATAATATAGAAATAGAAACAGAGGGTATATAA
- a CDS encoding molybdopterin cofactor-binding domain-containing protein codes for MDKIKFKLNGVEKEFFGDKCQSAKVFLRNQGILSMREGCDGDGNCGLCNIILDGQTVNSCLLLVGQIEGREIYTVEFFSDKKKIDTLQEAMILAGVIQCGYCSPSIYLALKTLLDNVEKPTREDISDALSSILCRCTGYEQMYDVIDIYKKLLAGEKIERANSEKEMRVIGKSVCKIDSPKLVKGEKAFVEDFVASDACFLKVLGSPHASAYVTKIDVSKAEKLPGVVYILTHENSPKTVYGRSGQSYPEPSPYDRRLIGQKVYHEGDRVAAVVAESLEIAEKAIELIEVEYEVLKPVVTLEDAMSGEILVHGGPVYFKDGNLRGYEEHNAKADPRETPIFWNFPIGGDQRTNMVAKTGGKMGDVELAFSKSDAIIEREYRTKKVHCCPSEPHVCYTEIVDGRLVVHASTQVPGHARRIISSILGISENKIRVIKEAVGGGFGVKQDVLMEDLASYLTWITGKSIYYRYSREEEFIAATSRHDMKIKVKLGANKDGKLNAIQMNVYSNTGAFGNHCMTVSKNSCAVPLPLFNVENIKFDIDIFYSNLPNAGAYRGYGAPQGTYALMTCIAELAKEIGVDYLDILRKNTVRSGDAMELLAQMAEVGKGSAEIIESCGLIDTIEKAAKMIDWRNKKESGKPHIKVGQGVAIVQQKSGIPNVDTGNAIIKQLNDGTFIVHMGGTDLGTGMNTIAVQAVSEHLKLDMDKIHIIAADTDNTPFDVGAYASSGTHFSIGAVLNASKKMENKMLESASFYMNEPKEDLKLVYPMKIVGKNSEMSYADLAFKTQSGKGCGQLIANANFTTHLHAFPYATHICEVEVNTNTGEVNVTKYYAIHDCGVPMNPVLAKGQIFGAVIQSIGHSLYEEMIFDKDGHMLNANFMDYKVAKIKDIPKDFRVEFVETYEDKEEYGPRKSVGELSINGASPAIATAIHDAVGVWIREWPFTPEKILKELGKI; via the coding sequence ATGGATAAAATAAAATTTAAATTAAATGGTGTAGAAAAAGAGTTTTTTGGAGATAAATGTCAATCAGCAAAGGTATTTTTGAGAAATCAAGGAATTCTTTCAATGAGAGAAGGATGCGATGGAGATGGAAACTGTGGTTTATGCAATATAATATTAGATGGACAAACTGTTAATTCATGTCTATTATTGGTTGGACAAATTGAAGGAAGAGAGATATATACTGTAGAATTTTTTTCTGATAAAAAGAAAATAGATACACTTCAAGAAGCAATGATTTTAGCAGGAGTTATTCAATGTGGATACTGTTCTCCATCAATTTATCTTGCACTAAAAACACTTTTAGATAATGTTGAGAAACCGACAAGGGAAGATATTTCAGATGCATTATCATCAATTTTATGTCGATGTACAGGTTATGAGCAGATGTATGATGTAATTGATATTTATAAAAAACTTTTAGCTGGAGAAAAAATAGAGAGAGCAAATTCTGAAAAAGAGATGAGAGTAATAGGAAAATCTGTTTGTAAAATTGATTCTCCAAAGCTTGTAAAAGGAGAAAAAGCTTTTGTTGAAGATTTTGTAGCCTCAGATGCTTGTTTTTTAAAAGTTTTAGGATCACCTCATGCAAGTGCTTATGTAACAAAAATTGATGTATCAAAAGCAGAAAAATTACCTGGAGTAGTTTATATATTAACACATGAAAACTCTCCTAAAACTGTTTATGGAAGATCAGGACAGAGTTATCCAGAGCCATCGCCTTATGATAGAAGATTGATAGGACAAAAAGTTTATCATGAAGGAGACAGGGTAGCAGCAGTGGTTGCAGAGAGTCTAGAAATAGCAGAAAAAGCTATAGAACTTATAGAGGTAGAATATGAAGTTTTAAAACCAGTAGTAACATTAGAAGATGCTATGAGTGGAGAGATTTTAGTTCATGGTGGACCTGTATATTTTAAAGATGGAAATTTAAGAGGATACGAAGAGCATAATGCAAAAGCTGATCCAAGAGAAACACCAATATTTTGGAATTTTCCAATAGGTGGAGATCAAAGAACAAACATGGTAGCTAAAACTGGCGGAAAAATGGGAGATGTAGAATTAGCGTTTTCAAAATCTGATGCAATAATAGAGCGAGAATATAGAACAAAAAAAGTTCATTGTTGCCCTTCAGAGCCACATGTATGTTATACAGAGATTGTAGATGGAAGATTAGTTGTTCATGCTTCAACACAAGTTCCAGGACACGCTAGAAGAATAATCTCAAGTATTTTAGGAATTTCAGAAAATAAGATAAGAGTTATAAAAGAGGCTGTTGGAGGAGGATTTGGAGTTAAACAAGACGTATTGATGGAAGATTTAGCTTCATATTTAACTTGGATAACAGGAAAATCTATCTACTATAGATATTCAAGAGAAGAGGAATTTATAGCAGCAACTTCGAGACATGATATGAAAATAAAAGTTAAATTAGGAGCTAATAAGGATGGAAAGCTAAATGCTATTCAAATGAATGTTTACTCTAATACAGGAGCTTTTGGAAATCATTGTATGACGGTATCAAAAAATAGTTGTGCAGTACCACTGCCTTTATTTAACGTAGAAAATATAAAATTTGATATAGATATATTCTACTCTAACCTTCCTAATGCTGGAGCTTATAGAGGTTATGGAGCACCACAAGGAACTTATGCATTAATGACATGTATAGCTGAGTTAGCGAAAGAGATTGGTGTAGATTATTTAGATATCCTAAGAAAAAATACTGTTAGATCAGGGGATGCAATGGAACTTTTAGCTCAAATGGCTGAAGTTGGAAAAGGAAGTGCTGAAATTATTGAGAGTTGTGGATTGATAGATACTATTGAGAAAGCTGCAAAAATGATAGATTGGAGAAATAAAAAAGAAAGTGGAAAACCTCATATAAAAGTGGGGCAAGGAGTTGCTATAGTTCAACAAAAATCAGGAATTCCAAATGTTGATACTGGAAATGCGATTATAAAGCAATTAAACGATGGAACATTTATAGTGCATATGGGAGGTACAGATTTAGGAACAGGGATGAATACAATAGCTGTGCAGGCTGTGTCAGAGCATCTAAAGTTAGACATGGATAAAATACATATAATAGCTGCAGATACAGATAATACTCCTTTTGATGTAGGAGCATATGCATCATCAGGAACACACTTTTCTATAGGAGCAGTTTTAAATGCTAGTAAAAAAATGGAAAATAAGATGTTAGAGTCAGCTTCGTTCTATATGAATGAACCAAAAGAAGATTTAAAACTTGTTTATCCAATGAAAATAGTTGGAAAAAATAGTGAGATGAGCTATGCTGATTTAGCCTTTAAAACACAGAGTGGTAAAGGTTGTGGACAATTAATAGCAAATGCAAACTTTACAACACACTTACATGCATTTCCATATGCTACTCATATTTGTGAAGTAGAAGTTAATACAAATACTGGAGAGGTTAATGTAACTAAATATTATGCAATTCATGATTGTGGAGTGCCTATGAATCCAGTTTTAGCAAAAGGACAAATATTTGGAGCTGTTATTCAGTCAATTGGTCATTCGTTATATGAAGAGATGATTTTTGATAAAGATGGCCATATGTTAAATGCAAACTTTATGGATTATAAGGTAGCTAAAATAAAAGATATACCAAAAGATTTCAGAGTAGAATTTGTAGAAACTTATGAAGATAAAGAGGAGTATGGACCTAGAAAATCAGTTGGAGAGTTATCAATAAATGGGGCATCTCCAGCTATAGCAACTGCAATTCATGATGCGGTAGGAGTGTGGATAAGAGAATGGCCATTCACTCCAGAAAAAATATTAAAAGAACTTGGAAAAATTTAA
- a CDS encoding FAD binding domain-containing protein produces MIKKYFIPETIEEAISLKNQHKETGKYLAGGTILNLSFNKKKYEVYIDLRKLNLDEIKKNEKGNLEIGACVTFQKLISSEIIPEQLKKAAMLMENRNIRNMATIGGNIVGGKTVGDLIPTLIVLEAMVKVYGEEKLVLVEEYILRKDERFIEKIIIEEKNLEKLYGVRAHSRTSDDLSLIGAAVTYNKDQEKIKDIRIAVGGVASTVIRLKDIEKELEGTILEKQLLTHLIRNYVEPLTDFRGSKEFKAYLAGELVAECFEIA; encoded by the coding sequence ATGATAAAAAAATATTTTATACCAGAGACAATTGAAGAAGCCATTTCATTAAAAAATCAACATAAAGAAACTGGAAAATATCTTGCAGGTGGAACAATATTAAATCTTTCATTTAATAAAAAAAAATATGAAGTATATATAGATCTTAGAAAATTAAATTTAGATGAAATAAAGAAAAATGAAAAAGGAAACTTAGAAATTGGAGCATGTGTAACATTTCAAAAATTAATAAGTAGTGAGATTATACCTGAACAACTAAAAAAAGCAGCGATGTTAATGGAAAATAGAAATATAAGAAATATGGCTACAATTGGTGGAAATATTGTAGGTGGAAAAACGGTAGGAGACCTCATTCCGACTTTAATTGTTTTAGAAGCAATGGTTAAAGTTTATGGAGAAGAAAAGTTGGTTTTAGTTGAAGAGTATATATTAAGAAAAGATGAGCGATTTATTGAAAAAATAATAATCGAAGAGAAGAATCTTGAAAAACTTTATGGAGTAAGAGCTCATTCAAGAACTTCTGATGATTTATCATTAATTGGAGCAGCTGTTACTTATAATAAAGATCAAGAAAAAATAAAAGATATAAGAATAGCTGTAGGTGGTGTAGCTTCAACAGTTATAAGATTAAAAGATATAGAAAAAGAGTTAGAAGGAACGATATTAGAAAAACAATTGTTGACACACCTAATTAGAAATTATGTAGAACCATTAACAGATTTTCGTGGTTCAAAAGAGTTTAAAGCTTATTTAGCTGGAGAGTTAGTAGCTGAATGTTTTGAAATTGCTTAG
- a CDS encoding 4Fe-4S binding protein, which yields MADLRVILSGLKYANPVIVGAGPTSKDADICREAVENGAAGVVAKTVSSEPAKVPKPCMQDFKGKYFLNTELWSEHSVEYWVEKEYKKCKFKDEPLIIGMGYVAADIEKVVPLVDKFADAYEISAHYVGRDITPMLETLTAAKKHTKKPVFMKISPGIPDISETARILEEHGADGVVAMNSYGPCLSIDIETGMPYMGSNTGYGWLSGPAIKPIMLRHVFELAKGVKNIPVFAVGGISTGKDVVEAFMAGASAVQVCTQGIIEGPKAYGRIVKELNEWMDSHGYENLDQIKGLTIKKTKERVKANYETNIPELKDGCIGCGICVKVCPYHAIKLEDKKPIFNKELCFGCGVCTSQCPKNVLDIIRY from the coding sequence ATGGCAGATTTAAGAGTAATATTATCAGGATTAAAATATGCAAATCCAGTTATAGTAGGGGCAGGACCAACATCAAAAGATGCTGATATATGTAGAGAAGCAGTAGAAAATGGAGCAGCAGGAGTAGTAGCAAAAACTGTTTCATCAGAACCAGCAAAAGTACCAAAACCATGTATGCAGGATTTTAAAGGAAAATATTTTTTAAATACAGAATTATGGTCAGAACATTCAGTTGAGTATTGGGTAGAAAAAGAGTACAAAAAATGTAAATTTAAAGATGAACCTTTAATAATTGGAATGGGTTATGTAGCAGCTGATATTGAAAAAGTAGTACCGTTGGTAGATAAATTTGCAGATGCATATGAAATCTCTGCTCATTATGTAGGAAGAGATATTACGCCAATGTTGGAAACTTTAACAGCAGCAAAAAAACATACTAAAAAACCTGTATTTATGAAAATTTCACCAGGTATTCCAGATATTTCAGAGACAGCTAGAATTTTAGAAGAACATGGGGCAGATGGGGTGGTAGCGATGAATTCTTATGGACCATGTCTATCAATAGATATAGAAACAGGTATGCCATATATGGGTTCTAATACAGGATATGGATGGCTATCTGGACCTGCAATAAAGCCAATTATGCTAAGACATGTATTTGAGCTTGCAAAAGGAGTAAAAAATATACCAGTATTTGCAGTTGGTGGTATTTCAACAGGAAAAGATGTTGTTGAAGCATTTATGGCAGGAGCATCAGCAGTTCAGGTTTGTACTCAAGGAATTATAGAGGGACCAAAAGCTTATGGAAGAATAGTAAAAGAGTTAAATGAGTGGATGGATTCTCATGGGTATGAGAATTTAGATCAAATAAAAGGTTTAACTATTAAAAAGACAAAAGAGAGAGTAAAAGCAAATTATGAAACTAATATTCCAGAATTAAAAGATGGATGTATAGGCTGTGGAATTTGTGTTAAAGTTTGTCCTTATCATGCAATAAAATTAGAAGATAAAAAACCTATATTTAATAAAGAACTTTGTTTTGGATGTGGTGTATGTACCTCTCAATGTCCTAAAAATGTTTTAGATATTATAAGATACTAG